Proteins encoded together in one Nostoc sp. PCC 7524 window:
- a CDS encoding PEP-CTERM sorting domain-containing protein (PEP-CTERM proteins occur, often in large numbers, in the proteomes of bacteria that also encode an exosortase, a predicted intramembrane cysteine proteinase. The presence of a PEP-CTERM domain at a protein's C-terminus predicts cleavage within the sorting domain, followed by covalent anchoring to some some component of the (usually Gram-negative) cell surface. Many PEP-CTERM proteins exhibit an unusual sequence composition that includes large numbers of potential glycosylation sites. Expression of one such protein has been shown restore the ability of a bacterium to form floc, a type of biofilm.) translates to MKNTIKFIGILTGGSLLISSPAKAADLDFNTNPSSWFTFGDVYFANFQEVRLSTDANLDDDEQLGAISGQFNFSGQPAGGVGFVSPNLTEFLGINADALDINGVAFEGSAIKRTINVKAGDSLTFEWNFLTNENSPLVNDSFNDYSFFLVNDKINKLGNIDEAKLSNPNSLKGFYQETGITSFKYTFDNTGTYTIAFGVVDIDDFTVSSALSIGNIVLESNQNSESIPEPSAIFGTLMTLGLGILSRKTQVMKTSNKPES, encoded by the coding sequence ATGAAAAATACAATAAAATTTATTGGCATTTTAACTGGGGGTAGCTTGCTAATTTCTAGCCCAGCCAAAGCAGCAGATTTAGATTTTAATACTAACCCTTCCTCTTGGTTTACCTTTGGAGATGTATATTTTGCCAACTTCCAAGAAGTGCGTTTGTCAACTGATGCCAACCTAGATGATGATGAGCAACTGGGTGCAATTAGTGGACAATTTAACTTTTCTGGTCAGCCTGCGGGTGGGGTAGGGTTTGTTAGTCCTAACTTAACTGAATTTCTAGGAATCAATGCAGATGCCTTAGATATCAATGGAGTCGCTTTTGAAGGCTCTGCTATTAAGCGGACGATTAATGTAAAAGCAGGCGACTCTTTAACATTTGAATGGAATTTTCTGACTAACGAAAATTCACCTTTAGTAAATGATTCATTCAATGACTATAGTTTTTTCTTAGTGAATGACAAAATTAATAAACTAGGAAATATTGATGAAGCAAAACTATCTAATCCTAACTCCCTCAAGGGATTTTATCAAGAAACAGGCATCACAAGTTTTAAATACACTTTTGATAATACTGGGACATATACAATAGCTTTTGGGGTAGTTGATATAGATGATTTCACTGTTTCATCTGCGCTTTCTATTGGCAACATTGTTCTAGAGAGTAATCAAAATAGTGAATCCATACCTGAACCCAGTGCTATCTTTGGAACTTTAATGACTTTGGGATTAGGTATTTTATCTAGAAAAACTCAGGTTATGAAAACAAGTAATAAACCAGAGAGCTAA